In the Dioscorea cayenensis subsp. rotundata cultivar TDr96_F1 chromosome 12, TDr96_F1_v2_PseudoChromosome.rev07_lg8_w22 25.fasta, whole genome shotgun sequence genome, one interval contains:
- the LOC120273830 gene encoding uncharacterized protein LOC120273830 isoform X1 produces MGQDKVGVKSGGFFHLFDWNHKSRKKLFSNATNSQEGSTQENKIEDNLSVSRLRMIDDDEIAGVSSIKGSSDFSCASSVTDEEGAGSRVPGVVARLMGLDSLPTACVSEPHCTPLFDTRSLRGNHGQKRNPEFCINDQFSNVHHRAEVYSKKPMELRTQKMPSSPIERFQTEMLPFRSAKSLPINHSKLLSPIRNPGFTPPKNAAHIVEAAAKMIEPGLQLSTKSKTPLFGSSSIALKHRDSKESITVAQRTSKLLQSSRKTADLSDFKQLRGQSLDRSWNGSDDTSVSRSTVSLNENYTGDERVSRRLTGGQDSTLSRPTVSVDEGNQSGPRGRGRSVSLAIQAKVNVQKREGLSTSSRNTLTRSDRDDCKQNSTVKNSSITHRSKLQKKVSTSNGSGVLRQNNQKQNCSSVKEKLPPKQSVSSQQGRKVLSGDTSSTRVRNLNKLNGNNKNGYEKESMVVSSDFDKEGLSSINKDFPRKKRLIERTFYLEKSMFTDNTLSNKYGKHVKPNIVIGEHSSAKEDNGRNGTDVVSFTFTSPMIKSVPGQSYSQAADKWDKSNVYSFTTSHEKLGLNRNEERSRSLGLNAIKGDALSLLLEQKLRELTSGDKFAEAGPRANSAPVLQGSSAFDSPSTSVSEHDSEITRRSWKDNLGIVFDYGSSSSNDQVHKISHKSQVTEGIQCSTSSDAHKMPDHQHPSPMSILEVSFSNESCNSSESSTSINAGGKCSSAQTQSFTNANATNKTTTSESEIDLSDSASSSFTETADAASEDLNGLDYVKDILFSTGSMFKDLGSCYVAHVGEALDPLLYEKLENKRSKESRLKRKVLFDCVNECLDLKCGRYFRAGYRTWSQGVAVVGKDLAEELYQEISSWKSMGDWMVDELVDKDMSSHLGRWTDFQIESFEAGVDIEEQILSSLIDELVTDSCV; encoded by the exons ATGGGGCAAGACAAGGTTGGTGTAAAGAGTGGTGGGTTTTTCCATCTGTTTGATTGGAATCACAAATCTAGGAAAAAGCTCTTCTCCAATGCAACCAACTCTCAGG AAGGCTCAACtcaggaaaataaaattgaggaTAATTTGTCCGTGTCTCGTCTCCGAATG attgatgatgatgagattGCTGGTGTATCGAGCATCAAGGGAAGTAGTGACTTTAGTTGCGCTTCTTCTGTGACTGATGAAGAAGGAGCTGGGAGTCGAGTTCCTGGAGTGGTAGCCAGGCTTATGGGTCTGGATTCATTGCCAACTGCTTGTGTTTCAGAGCCACATTGTACTCCCTTATTTGATACACGGTCTCTTCGAGGCAACCATGGTCAGAAAAGAAACCCAGAATTCTGCATAAATGATCAATTTAGTAATGTGCACCATAGAGCTGAGGTATATTCTAAGAAACCGATGGAATTGAGAACACAGAAGATGCCGAGCAGCCCAATTGAGAGGTTTCAAACAGAAATGTTGCCATTCAGATCTGCCAAGTCTCTCCCGATAAACCATAGCAAGTTACTGTCACCGATTAGGAACCCAGGGTTTACCCCCCCAAAGAATGCAGCTCACATAGTGGAGGCGGCTGCGAAGATGATTGAGCCCGGACTCCAACTGAGTACCAAGAGTAAGACTCCATTATTTGGGTCATCTTCAATTGCTCTTAAACATCGTGATTCAAAGGAGAGCATAACTGTTGCACAGAGGACATCAAAGCTGCTACAGTCATCCAGAAAAACTGCTGACCTGAGTGATTTTAAGCAGCTTAGAGGTCAATCATTGGACAGGAGTTGGAATGGTTCAGATGATACTTCTGTTTCCAGGTCTACAGTGAGTTTAAACGAAAATTATACAGGTGATGAAAGGGTTAGCAGGAGATTGACTGGTGGACAAGATTCCACTTTATCTAGACCCACTGTCAGTGTGGATGAAGGCAATCAATCTGGTCCTAGAGGTAGGGGGAGATCAGTGTCACTTGCAATTCAAGCTAAGGTAAATGTCCAGAAGAGGGAGGGCTTAAGTACATCCAGCAGGAATACATTAACACGCAGTGATCGAGATGACTGCAAACAAAATTCAACAGTTAAGAATTCATCAATTACCCATAGGAGTAAACTGCAGAAAAAGGTGTCGACAAGCAATGGTTCTGGTGTGCTTAGACAAAATAACCAGAAACAGAATTGCTCATCAGTTAAGGAAAAGTTGCCACCAAAACAATCTGTTTCTAGCCAGCAGGGTAGGAAAGTTCTTTCTGGAGATACCTCTTCTACAAGGGTCAGAAACCTGAATAAACTCAATGGAAACAACAAGAATGGTTATGAGAAGGAAAGTATGGTGGTGTCCTCTGATTTTGACAAGGAAGGCTTATCATCAATCAACAAGGATTTCCCTCGAAAAAAGAGATTGATAGAGAGGACCTTCTATCTTGAGAAAAGTATGTTCACGGATAATACGTTGTCGAATAAGTATGGAAAGCATGTTAAACCCAATATTGTGATCGGTGAGCATTCAAGCGCAAAGGAGGATAATGGAAGAAATGGAACTGACGTTGTATCATTTACATTCACCTCTCCAATGATAAAATCAGTGCCTGGGCAGTCCTATTCTCAGGCAGCTGACAAATGGGATAAAAGTAATGTATACAGTTTTACCACCAGTCATGAAAAACTTGGCTTGAACCGCAATGAGGAAAGATCACGTTCCCTTGGGTTAAATGCTATAAAGGGTGATGCTTTAAGTCTCCTTTTGGAACAAAAATTGCGAGAGTTGACATCTGGGGATAAGTTTGCTGAAGCGGGTCCTCGGGCAAATTCTGCTCCTGTTCTGCAGGGATCATCTGCATTTGACAGCCCTTCCACTTCAGTATCGGAACATGATAGTGAAATCACACGTAGGTCTTGGAAAGATAATCTGGGCATTGTATTTGACTATGGCAGTTCATCTAGTAATGATCAAGTGCATAAAATAAGCCATAAATCACAG GTAACTGAAGGGATACAATGTAGCACAAGCAGCGATGCCCATAAGATGCCTGACCATCAGCATCCAAGTCCTATGTCCATTCTTGAAGTTTCCTTTTCGAATGAGAGCTGCAACTCATCTGAGAGCTCGACCAGCATCAATG CAGGAGGCAAGTGTTCATCTGCCCAGACTCAAAGCTTTACCAACGCAAATGCTACAAACAAAACCACAACATCAGAATCTGAGATAGATTTATCTGATTCCGCCTCGTCCTCATTTACTGAAACAGCAGATGCAGCATCCGAAGATCTGAATGGTTTGGATTACGTAAAAGACATATTATTCAGCACAGGATCAATGTTCAAGGATTTAGGATCATGTTATGTGGCTCATGTCGGAGAAGCCTTGGATCCCCTTCTCTACGAAAAACTAGAAAACAAGAGAAGCAAGGAAAGCAGATTGAAGAGGAAGGTCTTAtttgattgtgtgaatgaatgcTTAGACTTGAAATGTGGCCGATATTTTCGAGCGGGATACCGAACATGGTCTCAAGGAGTGGCTGTCGTCGGAAAAGATCTAGCCGAGGAGCTCTATCAGGAAATCTCAAGCTGGAAAAGCATGGGGGATTGGATGGTTGATGAACTTGTGGACAAAGACATGAGCAGTCATTTAGGAAGGTGGACTGATTTTCAGATTGAATCATTTGAAGCTGGAGTTGACATTGAAGAACAGATACTGAGTTCTTTAATTGATGAACTTGTTACTGATTCATGTGTCTAG
- the LOC120273339 gene encoding uncharacterized protein LOC120273339, which produces MVLESGSNSSMAASPGSKRSRDPEEEVYVDNLHSHKRYLSEIMASSLNGLTVEDSLTENLMQSPSRSETNFYPREDCVPYSPMSEDSDDCRFCETPLNSSMVQADPFSIPTSPVSPHRHQKQFIGHSSLNPYPLPGCTLPSVVCSNSRHRSSDSEGRFPSSPNDMCHTADLRRAALLRSVQMRTQPHYSQPFELPFNSGHESMQSEEDGEDPPFSCLKNSDDDPGGYQSPDHIPDYVDDCSAATVGDVSSDRN; this is translated from the exons ATGGTGTTGGAATCGGGCTCTAACTCTTCAATGGCGGCGTCGCCGGGGTCGAAGAGGAGCAGAGATCCGGAGGAGGAGGTCTACGTTGATAACCTCCACTCCCATAAACGCTACCTCAGTGAG ATAATGGCTTCAAGTCTGAATGGGCTGACAGTTGAGGATTCCCTTACGGAGAATCTCATGCAGTCTCCATCAAGATCGGAAACCAATTTCTATCCTCG GGAGGATTGCGTTCCTTACTCTCCGATGTCAGAAGACTCCGATGATTGCCGGTTCTGTGAGACACCATTGAACTCATCAATGGTCCAAGCTGATCCCTTCAGCATCCCAACGAGCCCAGTTTCGCCACACCGACATCAAAAACAGTTTATTGGGCATTCCTCCCTCAACCCTTACCCTTTACCTGGCTGTACTCTCCCATCTGTTGTTTGCTCCAATTCCCGCCACCGCAGCTCAGATTCAGAAGGCCGGTTTCCGTCATCACCAAACGACATGTGCCACACTGCTGACTTAAGACGCGCCGCTCTCCTGAGATCGGTGCAAATGAGAACACAGCCACATTACTCTCAACCATTTGAATTACCATTCAACAGTGGCCATGAAAGCATGCAGAGTGAAGAAGACGGTGAAGACCCGCCCTTTTCATGCTTAAAAAACTCAGATGATGACCCGGGCGGTTATCAAAGCCCCGATCACATACCGGATTATGTCGATGACTGCTCAGCGGCAACTGTCGGGGATGTTTCCTCTGATAGGAATTGA
- the LOC120273054 gene encoding serine/arginine repetitive matrix protein 1, whose amino-acid sequence MEVKNPSHGSDVENPSNGAELDSSCSTPYVSAPSSPGRGPVPSYFFSAPASPMHYVLSSISSSSPPSSETDAETSVSGAGSFEFEFSTRGSMISADELFLNGQIRPMRLASHLQRPQALTPLLDEDEDDDDREGELVSGARGRGLRLRSGSIHRRTRSLSPLRNPRFPWTEDEDEDEPEPEPANRASNLETDPDPKRIEDPIPSSASASSSRSSSSGRNSKRWIFLKDLLYRSKSEGRENGKEKDKFWLSISFSPSKEKSKPSPSPAAKRVPPPAPAPASSRRPSAHERHYTANRAQAEEMRRRTFLPYRQGLLGCLGISSRGYGAVTGLAKTLNPVSSR is encoded by the coding sequence ATGGAGGtgaaaaaccctagccatggcTCCGACGTCGAGAACCCCAGCAATGGCGCTGAGCTCGATAGCTCGTGCTCCACCCCCTACGTAAGCGCACCCTCTTCCCCTGGCCGTGGCCCAGTTCCTAGCTACTTCTTCAGCGCCCCGGCTAGCCCCATGCACTACGTTCTCTCCTCCATTTCCTCATCTTCTCCGCCATCCTCTGAGACTGACGCTGAGACTTCCGTTTCCGGTGCTGGATCCTTCGAGTTTGAGTTCTCCACCAGAGGATCAATGATCTCCGCCGATGAGCTCTTCCTCAACGGCCAGATCCGGCCTATGCGGCTTGCTTCCCATCTTCAACGCCCGCAGGCTCTAACCCCCCTccttgatgaggatgaagacgACGATGATCGGGAGGGTGAGTTGGTTTCCGGTGCTAGAGGACGTGGTCTCAGGCTACGAAGCGGATCCATCCATCGGCGAACCCGATCCTTATCACCACTCCGAAACCCGAGGTTCCCTTGGACTGaggacgaagacgaagacgagcCAGAGCCGGAACCCGCCAACCGGGCTTCGAATCTCGAAACGGATCCGGATCCGAAACGGATAGAAGATCCGATTCCCTCCTCCGCCTCCGCGTCGTCATCAAGGTCCTCCTCCTCCGGCCGGAACTCGAAGCGCTGGATCTTTCTCAAGGATCTCTTGTACCGCAGCAAGAGCGAGGGCCGCGAGAATGGCAAGGAGAAGGACAAGTTCTGGCTCTCGATCTCATTCTCCCCATCGAAAGAGAAGTCCAAGCCATCTCCGTCGCCGGCGGCAAAGAGGGTGCCGccgccggcgccggcgccggcgaGCTCTCGAAGGCCATCAGCTCACGAAAGGCATTACACGGCGAACAGAGCCCAAGCGGAGGAGATGCGGCGACGGACGTTTCTCCCCTACCGTCAAGGCCTTCTCGGTTGCCTCGGGATCAGCTCTCGCGGTTACGGCGCCGTCACTGGCCTcgccaaaaccctaaatcccgTTTCCTCGAggtaa
- the LOC120273830 gene encoding uncharacterized protein LOC120273830 isoform X2, translated as MGQDKVGVKSGGFFHLFDWNHKSRKKLFSNATNSQEGSTQENKIEDNLSVSRLRMIDDDEIAGVSSIKGSSDFSCASSVTDEEGAGSRVPGVVARLMGLDSLPTACVSEPHCTPLFDTRSLRGNHGQKRNPEFCINDQFSNVHHRAEVYSKKPMELRTQKMPSSPIERFQTEMLPFRSAKSLPINHSKLLSPIRNPGFTPPKNAAHIVEAAAKMIEPGLQLSTKSKTPLFGSSSIALKHRDSKESITVAQRTSKLLQSSRKTADLSDFKQLRGQSLDRSWNGSDDTSVSRSTVSLNENYTGDERVSRRLTGGQDSTLSRPTVSVDEGNQSGPRGRGRSVSLAIQAKVNVQKREGLSTSSRNTLTRSDRDDCKQNSTVKNSSITHRSKLQKKVSTSNGSGVLRQNNQKQNCSSVKEKLPPKQSVSSQQGRKVLSGDTSSTRVRNLNKLNGNNKNGYEKESMVVSSDFDKEGLSSINKDFPRKKRLIERTFYLEKSMFTDNTLSNKYGKHVKPNIVIGEHSSAKEDNGRNGTDVVSFTFTSPMIKSVPGQSYSQAADKWDKSNVYSFTTSHEKLGLNRNEERSRSLGLNAIKGDALSLLLEQKLRELTSGDKFAEAGPRANSAPVLQGSSAFDSPSTSVSEHDSEITRRSWKDNLGIVFDYGSSSSNDQVHKISHKSQVTEGIQCSTSSDAHKMPDHQHPSPMSILEVSFSNESCNSSESSTSINGGKCSSAQTQSFTNANATNKTTTSESEIDLSDSASSSFTETADAASEDLNGLDYVKDILFSTGSMFKDLGSCYVAHVGEALDPLLYEKLENKRSKESRLKRKVLFDCVNECLDLKCGRYFRAGYRTWSQGVAVVGKDLAEELYQEISSWKSMGDWMVDELVDKDMSSHLGRWTDFQIESFEAGVDIEEQILSSLIDELVTDSCV; from the exons ATGGGGCAAGACAAGGTTGGTGTAAAGAGTGGTGGGTTTTTCCATCTGTTTGATTGGAATCACAAATCTAGGAAAAAGCTCTTCTCCAATGCAACCAACTCTCAGG AAGGCTCAACtcaggaaaataaaattgaggaTAATTTGTCCGTGTCTCGTCTCCGAATG attgatgatgatgagattGCTGGTGTATCGAGCATCAAGGGAAGTAGTGACTTTAGTTGCGCTTCTTCTGTGACTGATGAAGAAGGAGCTGGGAGTCGAGTTCCTGGAGTGGTAGCCAGGCTTATGGGTCTGGATTCATTGCCAACTGCTTGTGTTTCAGAGCCACATTGTACTCCCTTATTTGATACACGGTCTCTTCGAGGCAACCATGGTCAGAAAAGAAACCCAGAATTCTGCATAAATGATCAATTTAGTAATGTGCACCATAGAGCTGAGGTATATTCTAAGAAACCGATGGAATTGAGAACACAGAAGATGCCGAGCAGCCCAATTGAGAGGTTTCAAACAGAAATGTTGCCATTCAGATCTGCCAAGTCTCTCCCGATAAACCATAGCAAGTTACTGTCACCGATTAGGAACCCAGGGTTTACCCCCCCAAAGAATGCAGCTCACATAGTGGAGGCGGCTGCGAAGATGATTGAGCCCGGACTCCAACTGAGTACCAAGAGTAAGACTCCATTATTTGGGTCATCTTCAATTGCTCTTAAACATCGTGATTCAAAGGAGAGCATAACTGTTGCACAGAGGACATCAAAGCTGCTACAGTCATCCAGAAAAACTGCTGACCTGAGTGATTTTAAGCAGCTTAGAGGTCAATCATTGGACAGGAGTTGGAATGGTTCAGATGATACTTCTGTTTCCAGGTCTACAGTGAGTTTAAACGAAAATTATACAGGTGATGAAAGGGTTAGCAGGAGATTGACTGGTGGACAAGATTCCACTTTATCTAGACCCACTGTCAGTGTGGATGAAGGCAATCAATCTGGTCCTAGAGGTAGGGGGAGATCAGTGTCACTTGCAATTCAAGCTAAGGTAAATGTCCAGAAGAGGGAGGGCTTAAGTACATCCAGCAGGAATACATTAACACGCAGTGATCGAGATGACTGCAAACAAAATTCAACAGTTAAGAATTCATCAATTACCCATAGGAGTAAACTGCAGAAAAAGGTGTCGACAAGCAATGGTTCTGGTGTGCTTAGACAAAATAACCAGAAACAGAATTGCTCATCAGTTAAGGAAAAGTTGCCACCAAAACAATCTGTTTCTAGCCAGCAGGGTAGGAAAGTTCTTTCTGGAGATACCTCTTCTACAAGGGTCAGAAACCTGAATAAACTCAATGGAAACAACAAGAATGGTTATGAGAAGGAAAGTATGGTGGTGTCCTCTGATTTTGACAAGGAAGGCTTATCATCAATCAACAAGGATTTCCCTCGAAAAAAGAGATTGATAGAGAGGACCTTCTATCTTGAGAAAAGTATGTTCACGGATAATACGTTGTCGAATAAGTATGGAAAGCATGTTAAACCCAATATTGTGATCGGTGAGCATTCAAGCGCAAAGGAGGATAATGGAAGAAATGGAACTGACGTTGTATCATTTACATTCACCTCTCCAATGATAAAATCAGTGCCTGGGCAGTCCTATTCTCAGGCAGCTGACAAATGGGATAAAAGTAATGTATACAGTTTTACCACCAGTCATGAAAAACTTGGCTTGAACCGCAATGAGGAAAGATCACGTTCCCTTGGGTTAAATGCTATAAAGGGTGATGCTTTAAGTCTCCTTTTGGAACAAAAATTGCGAGAGTTGACATCTGGGGATAAGTTTGCTGAAGCGGGTCCTCGGGCAAATTCTGCTCCTGTTCTGCAGGGATCATCTGCATTTGACAGCCCTTCCACTTCAGTATCGGAACATGATAGTGAAATCACACGTAGGTCTTGGAAAGATAATCTGGGCATTGTATTTGACTATGGCAGTTCATCTAGTAATGATCAAGTGCATAAAATAAGCCATAAATCACAG GTAACTGAAGGGATACAATGTAGCACAAGCAGCGATGCCCATAAGATGCCTGACCATCAGCATCCAAGTCCTATGTCCATTCTTGAAGTTTCCTTTTCGAATGAGAGCTGCAACTCATCTGAGAGCTCGACCAGCATCAATG GAGGCAAGTGTTCATCTGCCCAGACTCAAAGCTTTACCAACGCAAATGCTACAAACAAAACCACAACATCAGAATCTGAGATAGATTTATCTGATTCCGCCTCGTCCTCATTTACTGAAACAGCAGATGCAGCATCCGAAGATCTGAATGGTTTGGATTACGTAAAAGACATATTATTCAGCACAGGATCAATGTTCAAGGATTTAGGATCATGTTATGTGGCTCATGTCGGAGAAGCCTTGGATCCCCTTCTCTACGAAAAACTAGAAAACAAGAGAAGCAAGGAAAGCAGATTGAAGAGGAAGGTCTTAtttgattgtgtgaatgaatgcTTAGACTTGAAATGTGGCCGATATTTTCGAGCGGGATACCGAACATGGTCTCAAGGAGTGGCTGTCGTCGGAAAAGATCTAGCCGAGGAGCTCTATCAGGAAATCTCAAGCTGGAAAAGCATGGGGGATTGGATGGTTGATGAACTTGTGGACAAAGACATGAGCAGTCATTTAGGAAGGTGGACTGATTTTCAGATTGAATCATTTGAAGCTGGAGTTGACATTGAAGAACAGATACTGAGTTCTTTAATTGATGAACTTGTTACTGATTCATGTGTCTAG